One Pseudomonas abieticivorans genomic region harbors:
- the flgB gene encoding flagellar basal body rod protein FlgB, producing the protein MSISFDKALGIHQQALSFRAERAEVLANNLANADTPNYKARDLDFAAVLANQSDKTKNGTFALERTNAKHIEADGLGTGDEELLYRTPSQPSLDQNTVDAQIEQANYAQNSVNFQASFTLLNSKFKGLVSAIRGE; encoded by the coding sequence ATGAGCATCAGTTTCGACAAAGCGCTGGGCATCCACCAGCAAGCCCTGAGCTTTCGCGCAGAGCGGGCCGAGGTATTGGCCAACAACCTGGCCAACGCCGACACCCCGAACTACAAGGCTCGGGACCTGGACTTTGCTGCCGTGCTGGCCAACCAGAGCGACAAGACCAAGAACGGTACGTTCGCCCTGGAGCGAACCAACGCCAAACACATTGAAGCCGATGGCCTGGGGACCGGTGACGAGGAGTTGCTGTACCGCACCCCGTCCCAGCCCTCCCTGGACCAGAACACCGTCGATGCGCAGATCGAACAAGCGAACTACGCGCAGAACTCGGTGAACTTCCAGGCCAGCTTCACCCTGCTCAACAGCAAATTCAAAGGGCTGGTATCAGCCATTCGCGGAGAGTAA
- the flgG gene encoding flagellar basal-body rod protein FlgG codes for MLPALYVAKTGLAAQDMNLTTISNNLANVSTTGFKSDRAEFQDLLYQTKRQPGANSTTDTELPSGLQLGTGVRIVGTQKNFTAGSLQTTDQPLDLAVNGRGFFQITQADGTTAYTRDGTFHLDSTGQIVTASGQALDPAIVVPTDAQTFTVGTDGTVSITTAGNAASQVIGNLQTADFINPAGLQAIGSNLFLETAASGAPQVGTPGLNGLGTTLQNTLENSNVSTVEELVNMITTQRAYEMNSKVISTADQMLQYVTQNL; via the coding sequence ATGCTACCTGCACTTTATGTGGCCAAGACCGGTCTTGCGGCTCAGGACATGAACCTGACCACCATTTCCAACAACCTGGCGAACGTGTCCACCACCGGTTTCAAAAGCGACCGCGCCGAGTTCCAGGACTTGCTGTACCAGACCAAACGCCAGCCAGGCGCCAACTCGACCACCGATACCGAGCTGCCCTCCGGGTTGCAACTGGGTACCGGCGTGCGCATCGTCGGCACCCAGAAGAACTTCACCGCCGGCAGCCTGCAAACCACCGATCAGCCGCTGGACCTGGCCGTCAACGGCCGCGGTTTCTTCCAGATCACCCAGGCCGACGGCACTACCGCCTACACCCGTGACGGCACCTTCCACCTGGACTCCACCGGCCAGATCGTGACCGCCAGTGGCCAGGCCCTGGACCCGGCCATCGTGGTGCCGACCGACGCGCAAACCTTCACCGTGGGCACCGACGGCACCGTGTCGATCACCACCGCCGGCAACGCCGCGTCCCAGGTGATCGGCAACCTGCAAACCGCCGACTTCATCAACCCGGCCGGCCTGCAAGCCATCGGCAGCAACCTGTTCCTGGAGACCGCTGCCAGCGGCGCGCCGCAAGTCGGTACCCCTGGCCTGAACGGCTTGGGTACCACGCTGCAGAACACCCTGGAAAACTCCAACGTGAGCACCGTTGAAGAGCTGGTCAACATGATCACCACCCAGCGCGCCTACGAGATGAACTCCAAGGTGATCTCCACCGCGGACCAGATGCTCCAGTACGTAACGCAGAATCTGTAA
- a CDS encoding flagellar brake protein: MFNASNAEDAPQPPKVLTTPLEIAANLRLLLESHDPLIITFHERSQRFQTYLVELDRDSNLLAFDEMIPRDGERFLEAGEPFRVEGFHDGVRIAWDVEQKLTIDDNDNGRVYHGVLPTEVVYHQRRNAFRAALKLSQLVDVDLAGEKLKGEFRGKLLDISATGCKLRFEGDISERLQLGQVYDRFLANLPFGKMTAPVELRYLHFEERLNITFAGVRFHNMSGLVQRQVERFVFDLQREARRFDKDDFF; the protein is encoded by the coding sequence GTGTTCAATGCCTCAAACGCGGAAGATGCTCCGCAGCCGCCAAAGGTGCTTACCACGCCCCTGGAAATCGCCGCCAACCTGCGTTTGCTGCTAGAGAGCCATGATCCATTGATCATCACCTTTCACGAGCGCAGCCAACGCTTCCAGACCTACCTGGTGGAATTGGATCGCGACAGCAACCTGCTGGCGTTCGACGAGATGATCCCCCGTGACGGTGAGCGCTTCCTGGAGGCCGGCGAGCCCTTCCGTGTCGAAGGTTTCCACGATGGCGTGCGCATTGCCTGGGATGTCGAGCAAAAACTGACCATTGATGACAACGACAACGGTCGGGTCTATCACGGCGTGCTGCCCACCGAAGTGGTGTACCACCAGCGTCGCAACGCTTTCCGCGCCGCCTTGAAACTGTCGCAACTGGTCGACGTGGACCTGGCAGGCGAAAAGCTCAAGGGCGAGTTCCGTGGCAAGTTGCTGGACATCTCCGCCACCGGTTGCAAGCTGCGCTTTGAGGGCGATATTTCCGAGCGCCTGCAACTGGGCCAGGTATACGATCGCTTCCTGGCCAACCTACCCTTCGGGAAAATGACCGCACCGGTGGAGTTGCGCTACCTGCACTTCGAAGAGCGCCTGAACATCACCTTTGCCGGCGTGCGCTTTCACAACATGAGCGGGCTGGTGCAGCGCCAGGTAGAGCGCTTTGTCTTCGACCTGCAGCGCGAAGCTCGCCGGTTCGACAAAGACGACTTCTTCTAG
- a CDS encoding chemotaxis protein CheV, producing MAGVMDSVNQRTQLVGQNRLELLLFRLNGPQLYGINVFKVREVLQCPKLTVMPKSNPVVRGVANIRGATIPILDLAMATGAPGLQKIENTFVIITEYNTKIQGFLVHSVERIVNMNWEEIHPPPKGTGRDHYLTAVTRVDNQLVEIIDVEKILAEVAPTSESISVGVVDQATQDKAVSLRVLTVDDSSVARKQVTRCLQTVGVEVVALNDGRQALDYLRKLVDEGKKPEEEFLMMISDIEMPEMDGYTLTAEIRSDPRMQKLHIILHTSLSGVFNQAMVKKVGADDFLAKFRPDDLASRVVDRIKATDNG from the coding sequence ATGGCTGGTGTAATGGATTCGGTGAACCAGCGTACGCAACTGGTGGGGCAGAACCGCCTCGAGCTGCTGCTGTTCCGTCTGAACGGCCCGCAGTTGTACGGGATCAACGTATTCAAGGTCAGGGAGGTGCTGCAATGCCCCAAACTGACGGTGATGCCCAAATCCAACCCGGTGGTACGCGGTGTCGCGAATATTCGTGGGGCAACCATTCCGATCCTGGATCTGGCGATGGCAACCGGTGCGCCGGGCCTGCAAAAAATTGAAAACACCTTCGTGATCATCACGGAATACAACACCAAGATCCAAGGCTTCCTGGTGCACTCGGTGGAGCGCATCGTCAACATGAACTGGGAAGAGATCCATCCGCCACCCAAGGGCACGGGTCGTGATCATTACCTGACGGCCGTGACTCGAGTGGACAATCAGCTCGTCGAAATCATTGACGTGGAGAAAATCCTCGCTGAAGTGGCGCCCACCTCCGAGTCCATTTCGGTGGGCGTGGTCGATCAGGCTACCCAGGACAAGGCGGTTTCACTGCGGGTGCTGACCGTCGACGATTCGTCGGTGGCGCGCAAGCAGGTCACCCGTTGCCTGCAGACGGTTGGCGTGGAAGTGGTGGCATTGAATGATGGGCGACAGGCGCTAGACTACTTGCGCAAGCTGGTCGATGAGGGCAAGAAGCCGGAAGAGGAATTTCTGATGATGATTTCCGACATCGAAATGCCCGAAATGGATGGCTACACCCTGACGGCGGAGATCCGCAGCGACCCGCGCATGCAAAAGTTGCACATCATCCTGCACACGTCCCTGTCGGGCGTGTTCAACCAGGCGATGGTAAAGAAAGTTGGCGCGGACGATTTTCTCGCGAAATTCCGGCCCGATGACCTGGCATCCCGGGTGGTCGACCGGATCAAGGCAACGGATAACGGCTAG
- the flgM gene encoding flagellar biosynthesis anti-sigma factor FlgM, translating to MVIDFSRLNNSPTVTGTTRTASAKETETSAATDSAVGQTASTQSGESVQLSSQAQQLQKITDKLNEQPVVDSSRVAQLKQAIADGSYQVDSNRVASKMINFEAQR from the coding sequence ATGGTTATCGACTTCAGTCGTTTGAACAATTCACCCACGGTGACGGGCACTACCCGCACCGCCAGCGCCAAGGAAACCGAGACGTCGGCGGCCACTGACAGCGCTGTTGGGCAAACCGCCAGCACCCAGAGTGGCGAATCCGTGCAATTGAGTTCCCAGGCTCAGCAGTTGCAAAAGATCACTGACAAGCTCAACGAGCAACCTGTTGTCGACAGCAGCCGCGTGGCGCAGTTGAAACAGGCGATTGCCGATGGCAGCTATCAAGTGGACAGCAACCGCGTCGCCAGCAAAATGATCAACTTCGAAGCCCAGCGCTAG
- the flgH gene encoding flagellar basal body L-ring protein FlgH → MSRLLRVLALGGAALLSGCLGPVAKPNDPYYAPVLPRTPLPAAANNGSIYQAGFEQGLYSDRKAFRVGDIITITLNEKTSASKTANSKVSKTSDTTMSLTSLFGSSVTSGNANLNAGYTGDRATNGDSKAAQGNSLTGSITVTVADVLPNGIIAVRGEKWMTLNTGEELVRIAGLVRADDIATDNTVSSTRVADARITYSGTGSFADASQPGWLDRFFLSPYWPF, encoded by the coding sequence ATGAGTCGCTTGTTAAGAGTTCTTGCCCTGGGCGGGGCCGCCCTGTTGTCCGGGTGCCTGGGCCCCGTGGCCAAACCCAACGATCCGTACTACGCGCCGGTATTGCCGCGCACGCCGTTGCCGGCTGCCGCCAATAACGGTTCGATCTACCAGGCCGGTTTCGAACAGGGCCTCTACAGCGACCGCAAGGCCTTTCGCGTAGGTGACATCATCACCATCACGCTGAACGAGAAAACCTCGGCCAGCAAGACGGCGAACTCCAAGGTGTCCAAGACCAGCGATACCACCATGAGCCTGACCTCGTTGTTCGGCAGCAGTGTCACCTCCGGCAACGCCAACCTCAACGCCGGCTACACCGGTGATCGCGCCACCAACGGCGACAGCAAGGCGGCCCAGGGCAACAGCCTGACCGGCTCCATCACCGTGACCGTGGCCGACGTGCTGCCCAACGGCATTATCGCCGTGCGCGGCGAGAAGTGGATGACGCTCAACACCGGCGAAGAGCTGGTGCGCATCGCAGGCCTGGTGCGTGCCGATGACATTGCCACCGACAACACCGTGTCGTCGACCCGTGTCGCCGATGCGCGCATCACGTACTCGGGTACCGGTTCGTTTGCCGATGCGAGTCAGCCGGGTTGGCTGGACCGCTTCTTCCTCAGCCCGTATTGGCCCTTTTAG
- a CDS encoding flagellar basal body rod protein FlgF encodes MDKMLYVAMTGASQNALAQKSHANNLANVTTNGFQRDLEQARSMPVFGDVFPSRAYAMTENPGTDFTPGAMEATGRDLDVTAGQDSYIAVQAPDGSEAYVRTASMNVDALGILRDGNGLPVMGNGGPIAVPPDEKIEIGADGTISIRSQGTGPSVIAQVDRIKLVKPDIGNLTKGSDGLIHTKDGQPAAADANSTLNSGFLQASNVNAVEEMTSVLALSKQFELHIKMMTTAKEDDESMARVLQNT; translated from the coding sequence TTGGACAAGATGCTTTACGTGGCAATGACCGGCGCCAGCCAAAACGCGCTGGCGCAAAAGTCGCATGCCAACAACCTGGCCAACGTGACCACCAACGGTTTCCAACGGGACCTGGAGCAGGCCCGTTCGATGCCGGTGTTCGGTGACGTATTCCCGTCGCGGGCCTATGCCATGACGGAAAACCCCGGCACCGATTTCACCCCGGGCGCCATGGAAGCGACGGGTCGCGACCTGGACGTGACCGCAGGCCAGGACAGCTACATCGCCGTGCAGGCACCGGACGGCAGCGAAGCCTACGTGCGTACCGCCAGCATGAACGTCGACGCCCTGGGCATCTTGCGTGACGGCAACGGTTTGCCGGTCATGGGCAATGGCGGGCCGATTGCCGTGCCGCCGGATGAAAAAATCGAGATCGGCGCGGACGGCACCATCAGCATTCGCTCTCAGGGCACTGGCCCTTCGGTGATTGCCCAGGTGGACCGCATCAAGCTCGTCAAGCCTGACATCGGCAACCTGACCAAGGGCAGCGATGGCCTGATCCACACCAAGGACGGCCAGCCAGCCGCGGCAGACGCCAACTCCACGCTGAACTCGGGCTTCCTGCAGGCCAGCAACGTCAATGCCGTCGAAGAGATGACCTCGGTGCTGGCACTGTCAAAGCAGTTCGAGTTGCACATCAAGATGATGACCACCGCCAAAGAAGATGATGAGTCCATGGCGCGGGTCTTGCAGAACACCTGA
- a CDS encoding flagellar basal body P-ring protein FlgI, producing the protein MLKFKHLIAATLLLATAFGAHAERLKDIASISGVRTNQLIGYGLVVGLNGTGDQTTQTPFTLQTFNNMLSQFGIKVPANSGNVQLKNVAAVSIHADLPAFAKPGQQIDITVSSIGNSKSLRGGSLLMTPLKGIDGNVYAIAQGNLVVGGFDAEGRDGSKITVNVPSAGRIPGGASVERAVPSGFNQGNSLTLDLNRSDFTTAKHIVDKINDLLGPGVAQALDGGSVRVTAPIDPSQRVDYVSLLENLEIDPGQAVAKVIINSRTGTIVIGQNVKVSPAAVTHGSLTVTITEDPIVSQPGPLSNGQTAVVPRSKINAQQEAKPMFKFGPGTTLDEIVRAVNQVGAAPGDLMAILEALKQAGALQADLIVI; encoded by the coding sequence ATGCTCAAGTTCAAGCACCTGATTGCGGCGACGCTGTTGCTGGCCACGGCGTTCGGCGCCCATGCCGAGCGCCTGAAGGACATCGCCAGCATTTCCGGCGTGCGTACCAACCAGTTGATCGGCTACGGGCTGGTGGTGGGGCTCAACGGCACGGGTGACCAGACCACCCAGACCCCGTTCACCCTGCAAACCTTCAACAACATGCTGTCGCAGTTCGGCATCAAGGTGCCGGCCAACTCCGGCAACGTGCAGCTCAAAAACGTCGCGGCGGTGTCGATACACGCCGACCTGCCGGCGTTCGCCAAGCCCGGCCAGCAGATCGACATAACCGTGTCCTCCATCGGCAACTCCAAGAGCCTGCGCGGCGGCAGTCTGCTGATGACCCCGCTCAAGGGTATCGACGGCAACGTCTACGCCATCGCCCAGGGCAACCTGGTGGTGGGCGGCTTCGATGCCGAGGGCCGTGATGGTTCCAAGATCACCGTCAACGTGCCGTCGGCCGGCCGTATTCCCGGCGGTGCCAGTGTCGAGCGTGCCGTGCCCAGCGGCTTCAACCAAGGCAACAGCCTGACCCTGGACCTCAACCGTTCCGACTTCACCACCGCCAAGCACATCGTCGACAAGATCAACGACCTGCTCGGCCCAGGCGTCGCCCAGGCGCTGGACGGCGGCTCGGTGCGCGTCACCGCGCCCATCGATCCCAGCCAGCGGGTCGACTACGTGTCGCTGCTCGAAAACCTGGAGATCGACCCCGGCCAGGCCGTGGCCAAGGTCATCATCAACTCGCGCACCGGCACCATCGTGATCGGCCAGAACGTCAAGGTGTCGCCTGCCGCCGTCACCCACGGCAGCCTGACCGTAACCATCACCGAAGACCCGATCGTCAGCCAGCCGGGTCCTCTGTCCAACGGCCAGACCGCCGTGGTGCCGCGCTCCAAGATCAACGCGCAGCAAGAAGCCAAGCCAATGTTCAAGTTTGGCCCGGGTACCACGCTTGACGAGATCGTGCGTGCGGTCAATCAGGTGGGCGCAGCCCCAGGTGACCTGATGGCCATCCTGGAAGCCTTGAAGCAGGCCGGCGCGTTGCAAGCCGACCTGATCGTTATTTAA
- the flgA gene encoding flagellar basal body P-ring formation chaperone FlgA — MNAKTTFSRRMTRSLRCVLTALCIFGFGAASQAEEFTAPEQLIGVTQGFLEFTVEDYLATAQIEGRYEIQVNPLDPRLRLGQCDKELTAKLESPATPLGRVIVKIRCEGAAPWTVFVPAQVKLFRDVVTVTRPMKREAVVGADDVALRERDVSTLTQGYLISLDQAVGYKTLRPTVMDQVLTPAHLEAPQAVIKGDHVVIIARSGTLSVRMPGEALSNGSENEQIRVRNLNSQRVVKARVTGPGQVEVAM; from the coding sequence ATGAACGCAAAAACGACATTTTCCCGACGCATGACACGCAGCTTACGCTGCGTACTCACTGCTCTGTGCATTTTTGGATTCGGCGCTGCCTCCCAGGCCGAAGAATTCACAGCTCCTGAACAGCTTATCGGTGTGACCCAGGGGTTTCTTGAATTTACCGTCGAAGATTATCTGGCCACCGCCCAAATCGAAGGGCGCTATGAAATCCAGGTCAACCCGCTCGACCCACGGCTGCGCCTGGGGCAGTGCGACAAGGAATTGACAGCCAAGCTGGAAAGCCCGGCCACGCCGCTGGGCCGGGTGATCGTCAAGATACGCTGTGAAGGCGCCGCGCCTTGGACGGTATTCGTGCCGGCCCAGGTCAAACTGTTCCGTGACGTGGTCACGGTCACCCGCCCCATGAAGCGCGAGGCGGTGGTAGGCGCGGACGATGTTGCCCTGCGCGAACGTGATGTCAGCACCCTGACCCAGGGCTACCTGATCTCGCTGGACCAGGCCGTCGGCTACAAGACCTTGCGACCAACGGTCATGGACCAGGTGCTCACCCCGGCCCACCTGGAGGCGCCCCAGGCGGTCATCAAGGGTGACCACGTGGTGATCATCGCGCGCAGCGGCACCCTGAGCGTGCGCATGCCCGGTGAAGCCTTGAGCAACGGCAGCGAAAACGAACAGATCCGAGTGCGCAACCTCAACTCCCAAAGGGTGGTCAAGGCCCGGGTCACAGGGCCAGGCCAGGTAGAGGTAGCGATGTAA
- the cheR gene encoding protein-glutamate O-methyltransferase CheR — protein sequence MSTGNLDFEQFRVFLEKACGILLGENKQYLVSSRLNKLMEQQGIKSLSELVQRIQAQPRSGLREQVVDAMTTNETLWFRDTYPFEVLKNKVLPEQIKASPGQRLRIWSAACSSGQEPYSLSMAIDEFERTNLGQLKGGASIVATDLSSLMLTNCKSGEYDSLAIGRGLSPERLQRYFDPKGPGRWAIKAPIRSRVEFRSFNLLDSYAALGKFDIVFCRNVLIYFSAQVKKDILLRIHGTLKPGGYLFLGASEALNGLPDHYQMVQCSPGIIYQAK from the coding sequence TTGTCTACGGGTAATTTGGATTTCGAACAGTTCCGGGTCTTCCTGGAAAAAGCCTGTGGCATTCTGTTGGGGGAGAACAAGCAGTATCTGGTGTCCAGCCGCCTCAACAAGCTGATGGAGCAGCAGGGCATCAAGTCCTTGAGCGAGTTGGTGCAGCGCATCCAGGCGCAGCCACGCAGCGGTTTGCGCGAGCAGGTAGTGGATGCGATGACCACCAACGAAACCCTGTGGTTTCGCGACACGTACCCCTTCGAAGTGTTGAAGAACAAGGTACTGCCCGAGCAGATCAAGGCCAGCCCCGGCCAGCGCCTGCGCATCTGGTCGGCGGCCTGCTCGTCGGGGCAGGAGCCCTATTCGCTGTCGATGGCCATCGATGAATTCGAGCGTACCAATCTTGGCCAGCTCAAGGGTGGGGCCAGCATCGTGGCCACCGACTTGTCGAGCCTGATGCTGACCAACTGCAAAAGCGGCGAGTACGACAGCCTGGCCATCGGCCGCGGCCTGTCGCCGGAGCGCCTGCAGCGTTATTTCGATCCCAAGGGGCCGGGCCGCTGGGCGATCAAGGCGCCGATCCGCAGCCGGGTGGAGTTCCGCTCCTTTAACTTGCTGGACAGCTACGCGGCGCTGGGCAAGTTCGACATCGTGTTCTGCCGCAACGTGCTGATCTATTTCTCCGCCCAGGTGAAGAAAGACATCCTGCTGCGCATCCACGGCACCCTCAAGCCGGGTGGCTATCTGTTCCTCGGTGCCTCCGAGGCACTCAACGGCTTGCCCGACCACTACCAGATGGTGCAATGCAGCCCTGGGATCATCTACCAGGCGAAATAA
- the flgC gene encoding flagellar basal body rod protein FlgC, with protein MSLANVFNIAGTGMSAQTTRLNTVASNIANAETVSSSIDQTYRARHPVFSTMFDQASAATGDSGSLFQDQDAAGSGVQVAGIVEDQSNLEARYEPKNPAANKDGYVYYPNVNVVEEMADMISASRSFQTNADIMNTAKTMMQKVLTLGQ; from the coding sequence ATGTCTCTTGCCAACGTTTTCAACATCGCCGGCACCGGCATGAGCGCGCAAACCACGCGTCTGAACACCGTCGCCAGTAACATCGCCAACGCCGAGACGGTCTCCTCGAGCATCGACCAGACCTACCGCGCCCGGCACCCGGTGTTTTCCACCATGTTCGATCAGGCCAGCGCCGCCACCGGCGACAGCGGCTCGCTGTTCCAGGACCAGGACGCTGCCGGCAGCGGCGTGCAGGTGGCTGGCATCGTCGAGGACCAGAGCAACCTGGAAGCCCGCTACGAGCCCAAGAACCCGGCAGCCAACAAGGACGGCTATGTCTATTACCCCAACGTCAACGTCGTTGAGGAAATGGCCGACATGATCTCTGCCAGCCGTTCGTTCCAGACCAACGCGGACATCATGAATACCGCGAAAACCATGATGCAGAAAGTACTGACACTGGGTCAGTGA
- the flgE gene encoding flagellar hook protein FlgE, giving the protein MSFNVGLSGLAAANKALDVTGNNIANVATTGFKSSRTEFADQYAQSIRGTSGKTTVGSGVTTAAVSQQFTQGNIESTGNSLDMAINGNGFFVMSDNGSKLYTRAGAFYSDKSGNIVDASGNNLQGYTTDSTGKLTSGVLSNLAIDTSNLAPKATSTVSETVNLNSSATAPTVTPFSASNVDSYNYTFNTDVYDSQGNAHQLNQYFVKDSASNTWTMYSTIDGRNPQSPATNIDATTQVDAGATPLANTINFNSDGSYSYTAAAATSTSLGVNADGTFSLDNWVPASEATDGTWASNGSSATAAINLDLTNITQYNATSATTAKDQDGYATGELTALSVSDTGQLTATFNNGKTNIVGQVALANFANTQGLSPAGGTAWRETYASGVPVIGTPNSGTMGSLTASSLEDSNVDLTQELVNLIKAQSNYQANAKTISTESTIMQTTIQMT; this is encoded by the coding sequence ATGTCTTTCAACGTCGGCCTCAGTGGCCTGGCAGCAGCCAACAAAGCACTGGACGTCACCGGCAACAACATTGCCAACGTCGCCACCACCGGTTTCAAGTCGTCGCGCACCGAGTTCGCCGACCAGTACGCGCAATCGATCCGTGGCACTTCGGGCAAGACCACGGTCGGTAGCGGCGTGACCACCGCGGCTGTTTCCCAGCAGTTCACCCAGGGCAACATCGAGTCCACCGGCAACAGCCTGGACATGGCCATCAACGGCAACGGCTTCTTTGTCATGAGTGACAACGGCTCCAAGCTGTATACCCGTGCCGGCGCCTTCTACAGCGACAAGTCGGGCAACATCGTCGACGCCAGCGGCAACAACCTGCAGGGCTACACCACCGACTCCACTGGCAAGCTGACCTCCGGCGTGCTGTCGAACCTGGCCATCGATACCTCGAACCTGGCCCCCAAGGCGACCTCCACGGTCTCGGAAACGGTCAACCTGAACTCCAGCGCCACCGCGCCGACCGTCACGCCGTTCAGCGCCTCCAACGTTGACTCGTACAACTACACCTTCAACACCGACGTCTACGACAGCCAAGGCAATGCCCACCAGCTGAACCAGTATTTCGTCAAGGATTCCGCGTCCAATACCTGGACCATGTACTCGACGATCGATGGCCGCAACCCGCAATCGCCGGCAACCAATATCGATGCCACCACCCAGGTCGATGCCGGTGCCACGCCGCTGGCCAACACCATCAACTTCAATTCCGATGGTTCGTACAGCTACACGGCCGCAGCCGCCACCTCCACCTCGCTTGGTGTGAATGCCGACGGCACGTTCAGCCTGGACAACTGGGTGCCTGCGTCTGAAGCAACCGATGGTACCTGGGCATCCAACGGTTCGTCCGCCACTGCGGCGATCAACCTGGACCTGACCAACATCACCCAATACAACGCCACCTCGGCCACCACCGCCAAGGATCAGGACGGTTATGCCACCGGCGAGCTGACCGCCCTGTCGGTCAGCGACACCGGTCAATTGACTGCCACCTTCAACAACGGCAAGACCAACATCGTTGGCCAGGTGGCCTTGGCCAACTTCGCCAACACCCAGGGCCTGAGCCCGGCCGGCGGTACCGCCTGGCGCGAAACCTACGCCTCGGGTGTACCGGTGATCGGCACGCCAAACAGCGGCACCATGGGTTCGCTGACCGCCTCGTCCCTGGAAGACTCCAACGTCGACCTGACCCAGGAGCTGGTGAACCTGATCAAGGCGCAGTCCAACTACCAGGCCAACGCCAAGACCATCTCCACCGAAAGCACCATCATGCAGACCACTATCCAGATGACGTGA
- a CDS encoding flagellar hook assembly protein FlgD: MTTTTDSTSASSVLTALQKTTSTTDSSTGTAGSALGKDAFLQLLVTQMQNQNPLDPQDNSEFVSQLAQFSSLESMQSLNDSVSTILTSYQSSQALQASSLVGHSVIVTGTTADVDTSKGLTGSVNLTDSSTSNTVGVYNSDGTLVRTLDMGTQAAGTYSFTWDGKDGDGNAVDSGNYTFKAVATVDGTSTVMTTNLPTTVNSVTMATTSGGEMTLNLATGSSVGLSSVQTIGI; encoded by the coding sequence ATGACAACTACAACTGACAGCACTTCTGCTTCGTCCGTCCTCACGGCCCTGCAAAAAACCACCAGCACCACCGACAGCTCCACCGGCACCGCCGGCAGCGCGTTGGGCAAGGACGCGTTCCTGCAATTGCTGGTCACCCAGATGCAGAACCAGAACCCGCTGGACCCCCAGGACAACAGCGAATTCGTTTCGCAGCTGGCGCAGTTCAGCAGCCTGGAGAGCATGCAGAGCCTCAACGACTCGGTGAGCACCATCCTCACCTCGTACCAGTCTTCGCAAGCCCTGCAAGCCTCGTCGCTGGTGGGCCACTCGGTGATCGTCACCGGCACCACCGCCGACGTCGACACCAGCAAGGGCCTGACAGGTTCGGTCAACCTGACCGACTCCAGCACCAGCAACACCGTGGGCGTCTACAACAGTGACGGCACCCTGGTGCGCACGCTGGACATGGGTACCCAGGCTGCCGGCACCTACAGCTTTACCTGGGACGGCAAGGACGGCGATGGCAATGCCGTGGACTCGGGTAACTACACCTTCAAGGCAGTGGCCACGGTCGACGGTACTTCCACGGTCATGACCACCAACCTGCCGACCACGGTCAACAGCGTGACCATGGCGACCACCAGCGGCGGTGAAATGACGCTCAATCTGGCAACGGGTAGCAGTGTCGGCCTGTCGTCTGTGCAAACCATCGGAATTTAA
- a CDS encoding flagella synthesis protein FlgN, protein MHDRSLLLLIEEDIAPAQQLLELLQHEALALHGRDMPLLENILAQKQSLIVLLEQHGRKRSQILQGLKLTADRNGLVTLAQHSSLGNDLLARGDLLTGLLAECQAINEQNGRLIRVQQMSTVNQMRILMGGEPPSLYDARGSTSKLAKPRPLSQA, encoded by the coding sequence ATGCACGACAGAAGCTTATTGCTGTTAATTGAAGAAGATATCGCCCCTGCCCAGCAGTTGCTTGAACTGCTCCAGCACGAGGCGCTGGCCCTGCATGGCCGCGACATGCCGCTGCTGGAAAACATCCTGGCGCAAAAACAGTCGCTGATCGTTTTGCTCGAGCAGCATGGCCGCAAACGCAGCCAGATACTGCAGGGCCTCAAGCTGACCGCCGACCGCAACGGCCTGGTCACCTTGGCGCAACACTCAAGCCTTGGCAACGACCTGCTGGCTCGCGGTGACTTGCTCACCGGGCTTCTGGCCGAATGCCAGGCAATCAACGAGCAGAACGGCAGGTTGATCCGGGTGCAGCAAATGAGCACCGTCAACCAAATGCGCATCCTCATGGGCGGTGAGCCGCCTTCGCTCTATGATGCACGAGGCTCCACTTCAAAGCTGGCCAAGCCTCGCCCGCTCAGTCAGGCTTGA